Proteins co-encoded in one Oncorhynchus masou masou isolate Uvic2021 chromosome 22, UVic_Omas_1.1, whole genome shotgun sequence genomic window:
- the malt3 gene encoding mucosa-associated lymphoid tissue lymphoma translocation protein 1 — protein sequence MKNMIRDLVIVQHPVSVSVPLNYQVNLSVRAEGTGILNYQWFKSDEEEVFGATRADLTVTAQRSQLYICRVNDQFCNCVFSEWVKVKVPDIAKPGLPVAWRGELHIAVHPAPQTVRQGQRLTLSCSAFGIPIPHYQWYRNGHPLLGKTTNTLQIHNAEADDRGTYLCSVSNVEEERWTEPADVDIEPSNQLKVTAPKLTATDKVALLIGNLNYSHHPDLMAPTMDVHELANLLQQLGFRVVSLLDLTREEMLAAIDKFILLLDRGVYALFYYAGHGYERSGRNYLVAIDAPQPYRPENCVCVQRVMGMMQERRTALSVVLLDTCRTWYNQDCIASEIRPLVPMGNTVYGYATCEDAEAYEVQDGGKSTGIFTKYLNKHILQPEKVTHVLEQVSEDLGRDPLVTGKQAVEIKHTLKEPRSLTDPVRTTGHTGELRLRDACWRQANELPRQKLLIFPCGVEVEVSFSALFSNVMVAFGTVKTTGPRTQDCTVTLRSTPAMEDIFSRPGRSGEMDSLLLNNLVAENPDCSLRLCGLQKLKGSLVIKVDLHYTHTGSKLRLQESKQLDIGKPLVASCDQYRGQQALVTQRQEGAPSQSMGHVSRSKQPPRQTLGQPGRPFTRKAECAAKVPTARSNEPEENDETEPQDFTF from the exons ATGAAAAACATGATCAGAG ACCTTGTCATTGTGCAGCATCCTGTTTCTGTGAGTGTACCACTGAACTATCAGGTGAATCTGAGTGTGAGAGCAGAGGGGACAGGTATCCTGAACTACCAGTGGTTCAAATCTGATGAAGAGGAG GTATTTGGTGCAACCAGAGCAGATCTGACTGTCACAGCCCAGAGGTCTCAGCTCTACATTTGCCGAGTGAATGACCAGTTCTGCAACTGTGTGTTCAGTGAATGGGTCAAAGTAAAGGTCCCGGACATTGCTAAACCAG GTCTCCCAGTAGCCTGGCGAGGGGAGCTTCATATCGCTGTACACCCTGCACCCCAGACTGTCAGACAGGGGCAGAGACTCACCCTCAGCTGCTCTGCCTTTGGCATTCCCATCCCACACTACCAGTGGTACAGAAATGGACATCCTCTGCTGGGCAAAACCACTAACACATTGCAG ATACATAATGCAGAGGCAGACGATAGAGGAACATATCTCTGCTCTGTGTCCAATGTTGAAGAAGAAAGATGGACAGAGCCAGCTGATGTTGATATAG AGCCATCTAATCAACTCAAAGTCACAGCTCCAAAACTCACAG CGACTGACAAAGTGGCCCTGCTTATTGGTAACCTCAACTACTCCCACCACCCGGACCTGATGGCCCCCACTATGGATGTCCATGAGCTGGCCAACCTGCTGCAGCAGCTGGGCTTCAGAGTGGTGTCTCTTCTGGACCTCACCAGGGAGGAGATGCTGGCAGCCATTGACAAGTTCATTCTTCTGCTTGACAGGGGCGTGTATG CCCTGTTCTACTATGCTGGTCATGGGTACGAACGTTCAGGGAGGAACTACCTGGTGGCCATAGACGCTCCACAGCCCTACCGTCCAGAGAACTGTGTCTGTGTACAGAGGGTCATGGGCATGATGCAGGAGAGACGGACtgcattgagtgtggtcttactAGACACCTGCAGAACATG GTACAACCAAGATTGCATAGCTTCTGAAATCAGGCCCTTGGTACCCATGGGAAACACAGTGTATGGATATGCCAC ATGTGAAGATGCAGAAGCGTATGAGGTGCAGGACGGAGGGAAGAGCACTGGGATCTTCACCAAGTACCTGAACAAGCACATTCTACAGCCGGAGAAGGTCACTCACGTCCTGGAGCAGGTCTCTGAGG ATCTAGGCAGAGACCCTCTGGTCACAGGGAAGCAGGCGGTGGAGATCAAACACACGCTGAAGGAGCCTCGCTCCCTTACAGATCCGGTCAGGACCACCGGCCACACTGGGGAGCTACGTCTGAGAGATGCCTGCTGGAGACAAGCCAACG AGCTACCACGTCAGAAGCTGCTTATTTTCCCCTGTGGAGTTGAGGTGGAGGTCAGCTTCTCAGCCTTGTTCTCTAACGTCATGGTTGCCTTCGGCACAGTGAAAACTACTGGCCCCAGGACCCAGGACTGCACTGTTACTCTGAGGAGCACACCT GCAATGGAGGATATCTTCTCTAGACCTGGCAGGTCAGGTGAAATGGACTCTCTCTTGCTAAACAACTTGGTTGCTGAAAACCCTGACTGTAGCCTCAGACTTTGTGGCCTTCAAAAGCTCAAG GGATCCTTAGTGATAAAGGTGGACCTACACTATACCCACACGGGCAGCAAGCTGCGGCTGCAAGAGAGCAAACAGCTAGACATAGGAAAGCCTTTGGTAGCATCCTGTGATCAGTACAGGGGACAACAAGCATTGGTGACCCAGAGACAAGAAGGTGCCCCTTCCCAGAGTATGGGCCACGTTTCACGCAGCAAGCAGCCCCCACGTCAAACACTGGGACAGCCAGGTCGCCCCTTCACCAGGAAGGCAGAGTGTGCTGCCAAAGTCCCTACAGCAAGGAGCAACGAACCAGAGGAGAATGATGAGACTGAGCCTCAAGACTTTACCTTCTGA